A segment of the Streptomyces sp. NBC_01235 genome:
TCTGCCGTACGCGTCCGGCACCACCGGCACTTCGCGCGAAAGCGCGCATGTCCCGCGCGCGGCAAGGGGATCCAGTAGGTGATCTTGCCCGGCGCCGGGCGTGGGGAACCGCCCGGAACGTGTGTACGGATCACGCGGTGGGCGCGACGGGTGCACGCTCAGTGACAGAGCCGCGCCTCGTGCTCCGCGTGCCCGCTCGGCTCCAGCTGGAAGGTGCAGTGCTCCACGTCGAAGTGGTGCCCCAGGCAGCCCTGGAGCTCGTGCAGCAGCTTCTCGTGGCCGATCGCGTTCAGCACGTCCGAGCGCACCACCACGTGCGCCGACAGCACCGGCATGCCGGAGGTGATCGTCCAGGCGTGCAGATCGTGGACGTCCTCCACCCCGTCCAGAGCGAGGATGTGGGACCGCACCTGCGCCATGTCGACGTCCTTGGGGGCCGACTCCAGCAGCACGTCGAGGGTCTCGCGCAGCAGCTTCACCGTCCTCGGCACGATCATCAGGCCGATGACGAGCGAGGCGATCGGGTCGGCGGTCAGCCAGCCGGTGGTGAGGATCACCACCGCCGAGATCAGCACCGCCACCGAGCCCAGCGCGTCCGCTGCCACCTCCAGGAACGCCCCGCGCACGTTCAGGCTCTCCGCCTGGCCGCGCATCAGCAGCGTGAGCGAGATCATGTTCGCGACCAGGCCGATCGCGCCGAACCAGATCATCAGCCCGCCCTCGGTGGCGGCCGGCGTGAAGAACCGCTGGACCGCCTCGTACAGGACGTAGCCGCCCACACCGAGCAGCAGCAGACAGTTGGCGAGGGCCGCCAGTATCTCGGCGCGGGCCAGCCCGAAGGTGCGGGTCGCGCTCGGCGGCCGGCCCGCGAAGTGGATGGCGAGCAGCGCCATGCCCAGGCCCAGCGCGTCCGTCGCCATGTGGGCCGCGTCCGCGATCAGCGCGAGGGAGTCGGCGAGCACCCCGCCGATGATCTCGACCACCATGACGCCGAGCGTGATCGACAGCGTCACGCGCAGTCTGCCGCGGTACGCCGCGGCGGCCGTGCCGGTGGTCGGCGCGTGCGTGTGGCCGTGGTCGTGCCCAGCCCCCATGGAAGCAGCCCTTCTGTGGTCCGTCGCGGCCCGTCGTGTTCTGCCCGGGCTCACAGTGAACTACGGGTGGGGGGTATCCGGCAACGCGGTACTGAACACCGTTGTCATATGCCCTGACCTGCGGAAACGAACCGCAGGTCAGGGCGCCCTCACCTGCTGCTCAGGAGTGGTGCAGCCGCCAGCCCCGCCACGCCGAGTCGACCATCTCGCGCACGTCCCGCCGGGCCGTCCACCCCAGTTCGCGGGCGGCCAGCTCCGCCGAGGCCACGGCGCGCGGCGCGTCCCCGGGCCTGCGCCCCTCGACGACCGCCGGCCGGGTGTCGCCGGTGACCTCGCCGATGAGGGTGACCAGCTCGCGTACCGAGACGCCCTCGCCCCGGCCGATGTTCACCGTCAGATCGCCCGCCGCGTCCGGCGCCGTCAGCCGCCGGGCCGCCGCCAGATGCGCCTCGGCCAGGTCGGCGACGTGGATGTAGTCACGGACGCAGGTGCCGTCCGGCGTCGGGTAGTCGTCGCCGAAGATCCGCGGGGCCTCGCCCCGGGTGAGCCGGTCGAAGACCATCGGGACGATGTTGAAGACGCCGGTGTCGGCCAGTTCCGGCGCCGCCGCCCCGGCCACGTTGAAGTACCGCAGGCACGTCGTCGTGATGCCGTGCGCCTGCCCCGCCGCCCGGACCAGCCACTCCCCGGCGAGCTTGGTCTCGCCGTACGGGTTCACCGGGGCGCACGGGGTGTCCTCCGTGATGAGGTCCACGTCCGGGTTGCCGTAGACGGCCGCGGAGGAGGAGAAGAGGAACCGTCGCACCCCGCCTTCGGCGACCGCGTCGAGGAGGGTGGCCAGACCGCCCACGTTCTCCCGGTAGTAGCGGGTGGGCCGCGCCACGGACTCGGCGACCTGCTTGTGGGCGGCCAGGTGCACCACGCCCGTCACGGAGTGCTCGGCGAGGACCCGCTCGACCAGGCCGGCGTCGAGGGCCGAGCCCTTCACGAGCGACACGTCCGGCCCGAGCCGCGCGGCGGCGCCCGTGGAGAGGTCGTCCAGGACGACGACGCGCTCCCCGGCCCGGGTCATGGCCCGTGCCACATGCGCCCCTATGTATCCGGCTCCGCCGGTGATCAGCCACGTCATGTCTGTAGACCCTATGCCGACCGTTGTCGGCGCTCGGGTCCGGCGGGCTATGTCCCGGATGTCGGCTCTGTGGGGCGCGGTTTGTCGGCCGGGCCGCCGATCACCGATGATGATCTCGGCAAAGGCCGGTTCAAGCCGGGTTCAAGCCGGGCTGTCGGACCTCGTCGATCGTGCCTGAACGGGCGGTGAACACGGCCTTCCCGGCATCCGATAGCCTCTGCCGACATGCCGCCCGCCTGGTGCAGCCACTGGTGAAGTCGCCGGTGCAGCCAAGGGGCGCCCCCATCGTGTACATGACCGGCGTGAACGCGCCGGACCCAGGGAGTGAGTTCGGTTGCCGACCGCCATCCTCACCGGCTCGCCGGTCCCCGGATCGTCGATCGAGGGCGACCTGCGGTCCCTCGGCTTCGACGTGCGGACCGCCTCCGACGCCGGTGACGCCGAGACCCTCCTCGCGGCCGTCCCCGGTGACCAGCGCGTCGCCGTGGTGGACGCCCGCTTCGTGGGCCACGAGCACGCGCTGCGCCTCGGCCTCACCGACCCCCGCTTCCCGCTCGCCGCGATCCCGGGCGCGGTGACCGCCCAGCCGGCCGGCCGCCAGGCCCTGACCCGGGCGATGGCCCGGGAGAACTCCGCGAGCGGTGGCACCGTACTCGCCGTCGGCAGCCTCGCCGACCGCGTCGTCACCGCCCTCGACGCCGACGGCGTCGACGTGCACCGCCCCGAGCTGGGCAGCCTGGTCGCGGAGGTCCCCGCCGACCCGCAGGCCCGCAACGAGGCACGGCAGGCCGTCGCCGCCGTCGACGACGAGGCCGTCCGCCTGAAGTCGGCCGTGAAGGCCCGCGACGGCTTCTTCACCACCTTCTTCATCAGCCCGTACTCGCGCTACGTCGCGCGCTGGTGCGCCCGCCGTGGCCTCACCCCGAACCAGGTCACCACCGCCTCGCTGATCACCGCGCTGATCGCGGCGGCCTGCGCGGCCACCGGCACCCGGGGCGGGTTCGTCGCGGCGGGCGTGCTGCTGATCGCGTCCTTCGTCCTGGACTGCACCGACGGCCAGCTCGCCCGCTACTCCCTGCAGTACTCCACGCTCGGCGCCTGGCTCGACGCCACCTTCGACCGTGCCAAGGAGTACGCCTACTACGCCGGCCTCGCGCTCGGAGCGGCCCGCGGCGGCGACGACGTATGGGCCCTCGCCCTGGGCGCCATGGTCCTGCAGACCTGCCGACACGTCGTGGACTTCTCCTTCAACGAGGCCAACCACGACGCCACCGCCAACACCAGCCCCACCGCCGCCCTCTCCGACAAGCTCGACAGCGTCGGCTGGACGGTCTGGGTGCGCCGGATGATAGTGCTGCCCATCGGCGAACGATGGGCCATGATCGCCGTCCTCACCGCGGCCACCACCCCCCGCATCACCTTCTACGCGCTCCTCATCGGCTGCGCCTTCGCGGCGACCTACACCACGGCGGGGCGTGTGCTGCGCTCGCTGACCCGCAAGGCCAGGCGCACGGACCGGGCGGCCCAGGCGCTGGCGGACCTCGCGGACAACGGGCCCCTGACCGAGTTGCTCGTGCGGTTCCTGCCGGGCCCGCCCCGTGTCACGGGGCCGCTCAGCGCCGCCGTCGGTGGCGTCATGGTGACGCTCGGGGCCTGGCTGTGGGGACCGAGCTGGTGGGTCGTGCTGATGGCCGGCGCCTATGTCCTGCTGTCCGCCGAAGCCGTCGCCCACCCCCTCAAGGGCGCCCTCGACTGGCTGATCCCCCCCTTCTTCCGTGCCGCCGAGTACGGCACCGTGCTGATCCTGGCGGCCAAGGCGGACGTGAACGGGGCGCTTCCCGCCGCTTTCGGTCTGGTTGCCGCCGTCGCCTACCATCACTACGACACGGTGTACCGCATCCGCGGCAATGCCGGAGCGCCGCCGGCCTGGCTGGTGCGCGCCATCGGGGGGCAGGACGGGCGGACGCTGCTCGTGGCCGTGCTGGCCGCGCTGCTCACCGCCTCGCAGTTCCCGGTCGCGCTCGCGGTCCTCGCCGTGGCCGTCGCCGTGGTGGTGCTCATGGAGAGCATCCGCTTCTGGGTGGCTGCCCACAAGGGCGGCGCTCCCGCCGTACACGATGAAGGAGAACCCGCATGATCGGCCTCGTGCTGGCGGCCGGCGCCGGACGCCGTCTGCGCCCCTACACCGACAGCCTGCCCAAGGCACTGGTGCCGGTGGGGCCCGCGGGCATAGAGGGCGAACCCACGGTCCTGGACCTGACGCTCGGCAACTTCGCCGAGATCGGTCTGACCGAGGTCGCGGTCATCGTCGGCTACCGCAAGGAGGCCGTGTACGAGCGCAAGGCGGCCCTGGAGGCGAAGTACGGCCTCAAGCTGACCCTCATCGACAACGACAAGGCCGAGGAGTGGAACAACGCCTACTCCCTGTGGTGCGGCCGTGACGCCCTCAAGGACGGTGTGATCCTCGCCAACGGCGACACCGTGCACCCGGTCTCCGTCGAGAAGACGCTGCTGGCCGCCCGCGGCGACGGCAGGCAGATCATCCTCGCGATCGACACCGTGAAGTCCCTCGCGGACGAGGAGATGAAGGTCGTCGTCGACCCCGACATGGGTGTCCAGAGGATCACCAAGCTGATGGACCCGGCCGAGGCCACCGGCGAGTACATCGGTGTCACCCTCATCGAGGGCGACGCCGCCCCCGAGCTGGCCGAGGCGCTCAAGACCGTGTGGGAGGCCGACCCGCAGCAGTTCTACGAGCACGGCTACCAGGAGCTCGTCAACGGAGGCTTCCGCATCGACGTGGCGCCGATCGGCGACGTCAAGTGGGTCGAGATCGACAACCACGACGATCTCGCCCGTGGACGGGAGATCGCGTGTCAGTACTGACCCGGCTGATCCCGTCGCCGGTCGTCGTCGACATCCGCCCGGGTGCCCTCGACGATCTCGTCGGGGTCCTCGCCGACGAGCGCATCTCGCACTCGGGCAAGCTCGCGATCGCCGTCAGCGGCGGCTCGGGCGCCCGGCTGCGCGAGCGCCTCACCCCGGCCCTGCCCGGTGCCACCTGGTACGAGGTCGGCGGCGGCACCATCGACGACGCCGTCCGGCTGGCGAGCGACATAAAGGCCGGCCACTACGACGCGGTCGTGGGCCTCGGCGGCGGCAAGATCATCGACTGCGCCAAGTTCGCTGCGGCGCGCGTCGGCCTGTCCCTCGTCGCCGTACCGACGAACCTCGCGCACGACGGCCTGTGCTCGCCCGTCGCCACCCTCGACAACGACGCGGGCCGCGGTTCCTACGGGGTCCCGACTCCGATCGCGGTCGTCATCGATCTCGACGTCATCCGGGAGGCCCCGGTGCGGTTCGTGCGCGCCGGCATCGGCGACGCGGTGTCGAACATCTCGGCCATCGCCGACTGGGAGCTCGCCAACCGGGTCAAGGGCGAGAAGATCGACGGCCTCGCCGCCGCGATCGCCCGCCAGGCCGGCGAGGCGGTCCTCAGGCACCCGGGCGGCATCGGGGACACCGACTTCCTCCAGGTGCTGGCCGAGGCGCTGGTGCTCAGCGGCATCGCCATGTCGGTGTCGGGCGACTCCCGCCCGTCCTCCGGCGCGTGCCACGAGATCAACCACGCCTTCGACCTGCTCTTCCCCAAGCGGGCGGCCGCCCACGGCGAGCAGTGCGGACTCGGCGCGGCCTTCGCGATGTACCTGCGCGGAGCCCACGAGCAGTCGGCCCACATGGCCCAGGTGCTGCGCCGGCACGGACTGCCGGTCCTGCCCGAGGAGATCGGCTTCACGGTGGACGAGTTCGTCCGCGCCGTGGAGTTCGCTCCCGAGACCCGGCCCGGCCGCTACACGATCCTCGAACACCTCGACCTCAAGACCGAACAGATCAAGGACATCTACGCCGACTATGTCAAGGCCATCGGTAGCTGAACTCAGACCGGTCGTCCACCCTCCGGGGGTGAAGGACCGGCGCAGCGGTGAGCACTGGATGGGACGCCTCTACATGCGTGAGGTGTCCCTGCGGGTCGACCGCTACCTGGTCGACACCAGGGTCACGCCCAACCAGCTCACGTACCTGATGACCGTCTTCGGAGTACTGGCGGCCCCGGCCCTGCTGGTGCCGGGGATCACGGGTGCCGTGCTCGGCGTGGTGTGCGTCCAGATGTACCTGCTGCTGGACTGCGTGGACGGCGAGGTCGCCCGCTGGAAGAAGCAGTACTCGCTCGGCGGGGTCTACCTGGACCGGGTCGGGGCGTATCTCACCGACGCCGCCGTCCTGGTCGGCTTCGGGCTGCGCGCCGCCGACCTGTGGGGCAGCGGCCGGATCGACTGGCTGTGGGCCTTCCTCGGCACGCTGGCCGCGCTCGGCGCGATCCTGATCAAGGCCGAGACCGACCTCGTCGGCGTCGCCCGCCACCAGGGCGGCCTGCCGCCGGTCAAGGAGTCGGCGTCCGAACCGCGTTCCTCCGGCATGGCGCTGGCCCGCCGGGCCGCCTCGGCGCTCAAGTTCCACCGGCTGATCCTCGGCATCGAGGCGTCCCTGCTGATCCTGGTCCTGGCGGTCGTCGACCAGGTGCGCGGCGACCTGTTCTTCACCCGGCTCGGCGTCGCCGTACTGGCCGGCATCGCGCTGCTGCAGACTCTGCTGCACCTGGTGTCCATCCTCGTGTCGAGCAGGCTGAAGTGAGCGCGCGCATAACGGTCGGCGCGGTCGTCATCACCATGGGCAACCGCCCCGACGAGCTGAGAGCCCTGCTCGACTCGGTCGCCAAGCAGGACGGTGACCGGGTCGAGGTGGTCGTGGTCGGCAACGGCTCGCCCGTCCCGGACGTCCCCGAGGGCGTGCGCACGGTCGAACTGCCCGACAACCTCGGCATCCCCGGCGGCCGCAACGTCGGCATCGAGGCCTTCGGCCCCAGCGGCCGTGACGTCGACGTCCTGCTGTTCCTGGACGACGACGGCCTCCTCGCCCACCACGACACGGCCGAGCTGTGCCGCCGGGCCTTCGACGCCGATCCGAAGCTGGGCATCATCAGCTTCCGGATCGCCGACCCGGACACCGGTGTCACCCAGCGCCGCCACGTACCCCGGCTGCGCGCCTCCGACCCGATGCGCTCCTCGCGGGTCACCACCTTTCTCGGCGGCGCCAACGCCGTCCGCACGAAGGTCTTCGCGGAGGTCGGCGGACTCCCGGACGAGTTCTTCTACGCCCACGAGGAGACCGACCTGGCCTGGCGGGCCCTCGACGCCGGTTGGATGATCGACTACCGGTCCGACATGGTGCTGTACCACCCGACGACCGCCCCCTCGCGGCACGCCGTGTACCACCGCATGGTCGCCCGCAACCGCGTCTGGCTGGCCCGCCGCAACCTTCCCGCCCCGCTGGTCCCGGTCTACCTCGGCGTCTGGCTGCTGCTCACGCTGGCGCGCCGCCCCTCGGGCTCCGCGCTGAAGGCCTGGTTCGGCGGTTTCCGGGAAGGCTGGAACACTCCGTGCGGACCGCGCAGGCCCATGAAGTGGCGCACGGTCTGGCGGCTGACCCGACTGGGCCGGCCCCCGGTGATCTGACAAGCTCGTCCCTGAGGCACCCGGGTCGTACCACGGGCCCGCCGGCTCATGCCAGCCCGTCAAGGCTGCGCATCCCGAAGACGAAAGTTTCCTACTTGTGAGTGAGACAACGCATGACGTCGGAGGCCTGGTGAGTGCGCTTCCGTCGCCCGACGAAGGCCTCACGGCGGCGCAGCTCGCGGCCAGGTACGGGCTGGCCGTGAGCGGTGCACGCCCCCCGCTGCGGGAGTACGTCCGCCAGCTCTGGGGGCGCCGCCACTTCATCCTGGCGTTCTCCCAGGCGAAGGTGGCCGCGCAGTACAGCCAGGCCAAGCTCGGCCAGCTGTGGCAGGTGGCCACTCCGCTGCTGAACGCGGCGGTGTACTTCATGATCTTCGGCGTGCTGCTCGACGCCAGCAGGGGAATGTCCAAGGAGGTCTACATCCCCTTCCTGGTCACGGGCGTCTTCGTGTTCACCTTCACGCAGACCTCGGTGATGAGCGGTGTCCGCGCGATCTCCGGCAACCTCGGACTGGTCCGCGCCCTGCACTTCCCGCGCGCCTCGCTGCCGATCTCCTTCGCCCTCCAGCAGCTCCAGCAGCTGCTGTACTCGATGCTCGTGCTGTTCCTGGTGGTCATCGGCATGGGCAGCTACCCGGACCTGTCCTGGGCGCTGATCGTCCCGGTGCTCGCCCTGCAGTTCTGCTTCAACACCGGCCTGGCGCTGGTCTTCGCCCGGGCCGGCGCGAAGACCCCGGACCTGGCGCAGCTGATGCCGTTCGTGATGCGGACGTGGATGTACGCCTCCGGCGTGATGTTCTCCATCCCGGTCTTCCTCGCGGACAAGCCGCAGTGGGCGGCGAGCATCCTCCAGTGGAACCCGGCCGCCATCTACATGGACCTGATGCGCTTCGCGCTCATCGAGGAGTACGGCGCCGAGAACCTGCCCGACCACGTCTGGGCCGTCGCGGGCGGCTGGGCCGCGCTGCTCGCCGTCGGCGGCTTCGTGTACTTCTGGAGGGCGGAGGAGAGGTACGGCCGTGGTTGAGCCACTCCAGGGGCAGCGCACGGGACAGCGGGTCCCGACCGTCATCGCCGACAAGGTCCACATCGTCTACCGGGTCCACGGTGCCAAGGCCGCCAAGGGAAGCGCCACGGCGGCCCTCAGCCGGATCGTCAAGCGCGGCGGCGAGGAACGCGGTGTGCGCAAGGTGCACGCGGTGCGGGGCGTCTCCTTCGTCGCCCACCGCGGCGAGGCCATCGGCCTGATCGGCTCCAACGGCTCCGGCAAGTCCACGCTGCTGCGTGCCATCGCCGGCCTGCTCCCACCGGAGAGCGGCAGGGTCTACACCGACGGCCAGCCCTCGCTGCTCGGCGTCAACGCGGCCCTGATGAACGACCTCACCGGCGAGCGCAACGTCACCCTCGGCGGCCTGGCCATGGGCATGTCCCGTGAGCAGATCAAGCAGCGCTACCAGGAGATCGTCGACTTCTCCGGCATCAACGAGAAGGGCGACTTCATCTCCCTGCCGATGCGCACCTACTCCTCCGGCATGCAGGCCCGGCTGCGCTTCTCGATCGCCGCCGCCAAGGACCACGACGTCCTGATGATCGACGAGGCGCTGGCCACCGGCGACGCGAAGTTCCGGGGGCGCTCCGAGGAACGCATCCGGGAGCTGCGCCGGCAGGCCGGTACGGTGTTCCTGGTCAGCCACAGCAACAAGTCGATCAGGGACACCTGCGACCGCGTGCTGTGGCTGGAACGCGGCGAACTGCGCCTGGACGGCCCGACCGACGAGGTCCTCAAGGAGTACGAGAAGTTCTCGGCCAGGTAGGGCGATGCGACCAGGGCCCCGCCGGAACTTCCCGGCGGGGCCCTGCGTCTGCAAAGGAAACGTCAACTCCGGGTCGCCTTAGGAATCTTGACGCCAATCGGTGTGTTGTTGTGATGTGCAGGACACCCCCGCGAACCGCCCTGCGTTGTACAACGTAAGCTGGACCGGTCCCGAAACGCGTCAAGTGGGGCGATAATGCGCAGCGTCCATGGTCGGGCAGGCGTGCGCGTGGCCGGGCGGCGTGTCCGAAATAGTGCGTATTGGGTCCGCAGTGTAGAACGGGAGATGTGACGGCAATGGCTACGGAGACTCCCCAGCTCAGCGCAGGCCGTGCCGTCCCGGCCCCGGGCGGTCGACGATGACGGCGCCTGTCGCGCCACCCACCGGCGACCCGGAGCGCGGCACGCTCGACAAGGCCGCCGACGAGAACTTCCCCGTGGCCCCGTTCTTTCTGCCCAGGGCCTGGCGCGACGACCTGACCGCCGTGTACGGCTTCGCCCGGCTCGTCGACGACATCGGCGACGGCGACCTCGCCCCGGGCGGCGCCGACGCCCACCTGCTCGGCGTGCCGGCCGTCGAGGCCGAGAACCGCCTGCTCCTGCTGGACGCCTTCGAGGCCGACCTGCATCGTGTTTTCGACGGGTTCGACGGCGCGCCCCGCCATCCCCTGCTGCGCCGCCTCCAGCCCACGGTCCGCCGCCGCTCGCTCACCCCCGAGCCCTTCCTCGGCCTGATCGCCGCCAACCGGCAGGACCAGCTCGTCACCCGCTACGAGACCTACGACGACCTCCTCGCCTACTGCGAACTGTCCGCCAACCCCGTCGGCCGTCTCGTCCTGGCCGTCACCGGCACCTCGACCCCCGAGCGCGTGCGCCGCTCCGACGCCATCTGTACCGCGCTGCAGATCGTCGAACACCTTCAGGACGTGACCGAGGACCTCGGTCGCGACCGCGTCTACCTGCCCGCCACGGACATGAAGCGCTTTCACGTCCAGGAGGCGGATCTCGCCACGAAAACCGCGGGCGCGTCGGTGCGCGCACTGGTCGCGTACGAAGCGCAACGCGCCCGCGATCTCCTGAGTGAAGGCGCCCCCCTGGTGGGTAGCGTCCACGGCAGGCTGAGACTGCTGCTCGCGGGGTTCGTGGCGGGGGGGAGGGCGGCGATCCGCGCGATCGCCGCCGCTGATTACGACGTACTTCCCGGCCCGCCCAAGCCCGGCAAGCTCCAGTTGCTGCGCGAGGTGGGCGTGACCCTGCGAGGAGAGGGGTGATCCGGACCGTGGAGTCGTCACCGCACGTGTCCGCGCCGGTACTCGCCGCCTACAGCTATTGCGAGGCCGTCACCGGGCAGCAGGCCCGTAACTTCGCGTACGGCATCAGGCTGCTGCCCACGCCCAAGCGCCGCGCGATGTCGGCGCTGTACGCCTTCTCGCGCCGCGTCGACGACATCGGCGACGGCGCGCTGGACGGCGACGTGAAGACCGCCCGGCTCGAGGACACCCGGGCGCTGCTCACCCGGGTCCGCGAGGGCGAGATCGAGGAGGACGACACCGACCCCGTCGCGGTCGCCCTCGCGCACACGGCCCAGGCCTTCCCGGTCCCGCTGGGCGGCCTGGACGAGCTGATCGACGGCGTGCTGATGGACGTGCGCGGCGAGACGTACGAGACCTGGGACGACCTGAAGGCGTACTGCCGCTGTGTGGCGGGCGCCATCGGGCGGCTCTCGCTCGGCGTGTTCGGCACCGAACCGGGGGCGCGCGGCGCCGAACGCGCTCCGGAGTACGCCGACACACTCGGGCTCGCGCTCCAGCTCACCAACATCCTCAGAGACGTCCGCGAGGACGCGGAGGGCGGCCGGACCTATCTGCCCGCCGACGACCTCGCCAAGTTCGGCTGCTCGGCCGGGTTCGACGGGCCGAAGCCCCCGGAGGGCTCCGACTTCGTGGGTCTCGTGCACTTCGAGGTGCGACGGGCCCGCACTCTCTTCGCCGAGGGCTACCGGCTGCTGCCCATGCTCGACCGGCGCAGCGGCGCCTGCGTCGCCGCCATGGCCGGCATCTACCGCCGTCTCCTCGACCGCATCGAGCGCGACCCCGAGGCGGTACTGCGCGGCCGGGTCTCGCTGCCCGGGCGGGAGAAGGCCTACGTCGCCGTGCGCGGCCTGTCGGGCCTGGACGCCCGGCACGTGTCGCGGCAGACCGTCAGGAGGCGCACCTGATGGACGCGGCGAGCGACAAAGTGGGCCAAGGTGATTCCTCCGGAGAAAAGCGGCACGCAACCCTCCGGTCCGGCGCGGCGTCCCTGAGTGCGACGGCCTGCGGTGCAGAGTTCAAGCACCATGGCCGGCCTGCACGGGAGGGTGCACGATGAACGACGAGCAGCTCGCTGACGCCTCGGACGTGTCCGGTGGTTCACGGCGTACCGCCGTCGTCGTCGGGGGCGGGCTCGCCGGTGTCACCGCGGCGCTCGCGCTCGCCGACGCGGGCGTACGCGTCACCCTGCTCGAGGGCCGGCCCCGGCTCGGCGGCCTGGCCTTCTCCTTCCAGCGCGGCCAACTGACCGTCGACAACGGACAGCATGTGTACCTGCGCTGCTGCACCGCCTACCGCTGGTTCCTCGACCGCATCGAGGGCAGCGCGCTGGCGCCACTGCAGGACCGGCTCGACGTGCCCGTCGTCGACCTCGCCAAGCCCGAGGGGCGGCGGCTGGGCAGACTGCGGCGCGACGCGCTGCCCGTGCCGCTGCATCTGGGGCGCAGCCTCGCCACGTATCCGCACCTCTCGCTCGCCGAACGCGCCAGGGTGGGCCGGGCCGCGCTCGCGCTCAAGGGGCTCGACCTCGCCGACCCGACCCTGGACACACAGGACTTCGGCAACTGGCTGACCGCTCACGGTCAGTCGGCACGCGCCGTCGAGGCTCTGTGGGACCTGGTCGGGGTCGCCACTCTCAACGCGGTCGCGGGGGACTCCTCGCTGGGGCTCGCCGCGATGGTGTTCAAGACCGGTCTGCTGTCCGACCCGGGCGCCGCCGACATCGGCTGGGCGCATGTCCCGCTGGGCGAACTGCACGACCGGCTGGCGCGCAAGGCGCTCGAGTCCTCCGGCGTACGGGTCGAGGTCCGTTCACGCGTCACCTCCCTCTCTCCTGACGAAAACGGGACCTGGAGCGTTCAGGTTCCGGGCGAGACGCTCCGCGCGGACACGGTCGTGCTCGCCGTACCGCAGCGTGAGACCTACGACCTGCTCCCCGACGGCGCGCTCGACGACGCGGCGCGGCTGCTGGAGATCGAGACCGCGCCCATCCTCAACGTGCACGTCGTCTACGACCGCAAAGTGCTCGACAAGCCCTTCTTCGCGGCGCTCGGCACGCCCGTGCAGTGGGTCTT
Coding sequences within it:
- a CDS encoding ABC transporter ATP-binding protein; protein product: MVEPLQGQRTGQRVPTVIADKVHIVYRVHGAKAAKGSATAALSRIVKRGGEERGVRKVHAVRGVSFVAHRGEAIGLIGSNGSGKSTLLRAIAGLLPPESGRVYTDGQPSLLGVNAALMNDLTGERNVTLGGLAMGMSREQIKQRYQEIVDFSGINEKGDFISLPMRTYSSGMQARLRFSIAAAKDHDVLMIDEALATGDAKFRGRSEERIRELRRQAGTVFLVSHSNKSIRDTCDRVLWLERGELRLDGPTDEVLKEYEKFSAR
- a CDS encoding DUF6380 family protein: MDAASDKVGQGDSSGEKRHATLRSGAASLSATACGAEFKHHGRPAREGAR
- a CDS encoding ABC transporter permease, with protein sequence MSETTHDVGGLVSALPSPDEGLTAAQLAARYGLAVSGARPPLREYVRQLWGRRHFILAFSQAKVAAQYSQAKLGQLWQVATPLLNAAVYFMIFGVLLDASRGMSKEVYIPFLVTGVFVFTFTQTSVMSGVRAISGNLGLVRALHFPRASLPISFALQQLQQLLYSMLVLFLVVIGMGSYPDLSWALIVPVLALQFCFNTGLALVFARAGAKTPDLAQLMPFVMRTWMYASGVMFSIPVFLADKPQWAASILQWNPAAIYMDLMRFALIEEYGAENLPDHVWAVAGGWAALLAVGGFVYFWRAEERYGRG
- the hpnD gene encoding presqualene diphosphate synthase HpnD, whose amino-acid sequence is MIRTVESSPHVSAPVLAAYSYCEAVTGQQARNFAYGIRLLPTPKRRAMSALYAFSRRVDDIGDGALDGDVKTARLEDTRALLTRVREGEIEEDDTDPVAVALAHTAQAFPVPLGGLDELIDGVLMDVRGETYETWDDLKAYCRCVAGAIGRLSLGVFGTEPGARGAERAPEYADTLGLALQLTNILRDVREDAEGGRTYLPADDLAKFGCSAGFDGPKPPEGSDFVGLVHFEVRRARTLFAEGYRLLPMLDRRSGACVAAMAGIYRRLLDRIERDPEAVLRGRVSLPGREKAYVAVRGLSGLDARHVSRQTVRRRT
- the hpnC gene encoding squalene synthase HpnC; the encoded protein is MTAPVAPPTGDPERGTLDKAADENFPVAPFFLPRAWRDDLTAVYGFARLVDDIGDGDLAPGGADAHLLGVPAVEAENRLLLLDAFEADLHRVFDGFDGAPRHPLLRRLQPTVRRRSLTPEPFLGLIAANRQDQLVTRYETYDDLLAYCELSANPVGRLVLAVTGTSTPERVRRSDAICTALQIVEHLQDVTEDLGRDRVYLPATDMKRFHVQEADLATKTAGASVRALVAYEAQRARDLLSEGAPLVGSVHGRLRLLLAGFVAGGRAAIRAIAAADYDVLPGPPKPGKLQLLREVGVTLRGEG
- the hpnE gene encoding hydroxysqualene dehydroxylase HpnE gives rise to the protein MNDEQLADASDVSGGSRRTAVVVGGGLAGVTAALALADAGVRVTLLEGRPRLGGLAFSFQRGQLTVDNGQHVYLRCCTAYRWFLDRIEGSALAPLQDRLDVPVVDLAKPEGRRLGRLRRDALPVPLHLGRSLATYPHLSLAERARVGRAALALKGLDLADPTLDTQDFGNWLTAHGQSARAVEALWDLVGVATLNAVAGDSSLGLAAMVFKTGLLSDPGAADIGWAHVPLGELHDRLARKALESSGVRVEVRSRVTSLSPDENGTWSVQVPGETLRADTVVLAVPQRETYDLLPDGALDDAARLLEIETAPILNVHVVYDRKVLDKPFFAALGTPVQWVFDRTHASGLREGQYLALSQSAAHGEIDAPVAALRERYLPELERLLPGTRGAEVRDFFVTRERTATFAPTPGVGRLRPGARTKAPGLYLAGAWTATGWPATMESAVRSGVSAADAALSALGRPRPRRLFDFEEAA